The following are from one region of the Salvia splendens isolate huo1 chromosome 2, SspV2, whole genome shotgun sequence genome:
- the LOC121780666 gene encoding AT-hook motif nuclear-localized protein 9-like yields the protein MIEVQVENGGGFREKRKRGRPRKQLGGGIQPEFRVAAEDSGGPQKRGRGRPKGSGKWQTLAASLDINGGNGGSNFSPYVIDIEAGENIVERIRSFSERTCDSMCIMSASGTISTAQIFLPASRGRILNLKCQANFSIIRLNGSHTYAEKGGAKICLLSVHLADPHNNFYGGAVASSLIAAGPTQIIVATFRQNLRQQARVRPPNNNITTTSNENGNENENSNGNGTIEVGVGAENEEGGAMAIINVSAPDLKSFQPPSDV from the exons ATGATAGAGGTACAGGTGGAGAACGGCGGCGGGTTTAGGGAAAAGAGGAAGAGAGGGCGCCCGAGAAAACAGCTGGGAGGAGGAATCCAGCCGGAATTTAGGGTGGCGGCGGAAGATTCCGGGGGCCCACAAAAGCGCGGTAGAGGCCGCCCTAAGGGCTCCGGTAAATGGCAAACCTTGGCCGCCTCTTTag ACATAAATGGTGGAAACGGTGGAAGCAATTTCTCACCTTACGTAATCGACATTGAGGCAGGAGAG AACATTGTTGAAAGGATTAGGTCATTTTCGGAGAGGACTTGTGATTCAATGTGCATTATGTCAGCTTCGGGTACAATCTCCACTGCCCAAATCTTTCTGCCCGCTTCCCGAGGCCGCATTTTAAACTTAAAATGCCAG GCCAATTTTAGTATTATTCGACTAAACGGATCGCATACATATGCTGAAAAAGGAGGTGCAAAAATCTGCCTTTTGAGCGTACACCTGGCGGATCCCCATAATAACTTTTATGGCGGCGCAGTTGCCAGCTCACTTATTGCTGCCGGCCCCACTCAG ATTATAGTTGCTACATTTAGGCAAAACTTGAGGCAGCAAGCAAGAGTGAGGCCACCAAACAACAACATTACTACTACTTCAAATGAGAATgggaatgagaatgagaatagTAATGGTAATGGCACAATTGAAGTTGGAGTTGGAGCAGAGAATGAGGAAGGGGGGGCTATGGCTATCATCAACGTCTCTGCGCCTGACTTGAAATCTTTTCAACCTCCATCTGATGTTTga